In Prunus dulcis chromosome 1, ALMONDv2, whole genome shotgun sequence, the following are encoded in one genomic region:
- the LOC117620705 gene encoding histone-lysine N-methyltransferase ASHH2 isoform X2 — protein sequence MGSEILVQSISELPSCSDDKPLLDSNVDPTSISGRSLGLSRNDNADAGCMSWGEIVDVDIDGLMGEHENANVSEPGNILTREWGLNRCCLTESQNNVDNSNREGGPQGEDRSAGSFGDCEIPLEVIPQTVSPGHGIQQDEQRYDKSVSYLFSEGVREVTEEMKNDIHELVSPLQGCEIPSELADMEACGSSQQEEKGFNIISGSSFEAACEESVGLARIEADLCNRTSPKRDGGMPSEVLYACDLVSNCVWKNEEMEDNGFSGLNSLSTERTTEVVETRCNQILPSQGFQRTLENLHMPDSPSSCAQQNDLRSDKVNGGSFVERATEYLEETSDALPDERAVIHTQILPVKVNVYYSKEGSSKVAPDCVIENSVSMQSCQTFGTANNSVNGPSADGVTEVVEMESHIDVHNQIVPPEGCQRAFEGSHVSDSPSVCTQENGEKSNDFLSVKRVTEFEEQKSDATTDIKVEIGAQILLPEEKASNLKEVSSELAPKSIHEKSVSKQSFQPFDIVNSGSSERLDVPDKDSPAHVDSSTSFDRYGEMDHEGNDNVRVDCVSNTKCVALSSRRSGRSRKTQTKRAPRKGRNTSKVLDPLGSVEIVFKAAGRKRSCLSKPARSSIWGLLGNVTQSFEESNRLEVSEGLIQGSQKGRGGQRSGKRNPSGASGNSRGSRGKCCASTNHVRLKVKLGKEVGKSSFYITVPEVVDNTAYENSVEKENGIEGNWNKEATLREDKTCPDAPVLDGDLANKDLESVVLTENSAEDVIENFPGGSSHTIAVSSGGSVGTNYRDPGTSPDSEVTNLVPDADVEARPLEDSNGIVLISDKAFSASGDFIGTKRGKKKHKVPHAENCVREDGIPCPASINKEKPSKQDGRRQNVSQDFCPSETFTSSTCANASSNSSSDMESSLEPLRLSGETDHGISRDVLKVEIGAEAKTHCNLDVGLGLSKSQSSKTKGLKPPKGRSRGCGSASKKGNSHRVRENQKKSVNQKNAMEKAVGDQVAFKVESLPESDDHLVDGIRKANSVKDAVCIGVPNLDTVPVDLDKQYVPPRNAWVLCDDCHKWRRIPAELADVIDEIKCTWTCRDNKDKAFADCSIPQEKSNSEINAELDISDASGDEDASVTRLNCKELERRRPTVSQQNVASIKTNQFLHRNRKTQTIDEIMVCHCKPPSDGQLGCGDDCLNRMLNIECIRGACPCRDLCSNQQFQKRRYAKLEKFRCGKKGYGLRLLDDIFKGQFLIEYVGEVLDTHAYEARQKEYALKAHRHFYFMTLNGSEVIDACAKGNLGRFINHSCDPNCRTEKWMVNGEICIGLFALRDIKKGEEVTFDYNYVRVFGAAAKKCYCGSAQCRGYIGGDPLDSEVIIQDDSDEEYIEPVMIPEDGISEKVESASTNKETDKSTIAVGELEFTTQREESVNPSESVVLHIHDSLELEHSRQKLPSSVQPVEASEHKEETSRPMSVVQQEILRENETKEKSSSSFERLEIASPIKVLSKSLSDGIDANRKSKSDTTEDRQVSSKVRPNVKTSRSSSFVKKGKLRIIPSGNKIQVAANKSHVLSIKPKRLTEGSVEEKLNELLDVDGGINKRKDSTKGYLKLLFLTAVSGDSGNGEAIQSNRDLSMILDALLKTRSRVVLIDVINKNGLRMLHNIMKKYREDFKKIPILRKLLKVLEYLAVKQILTLEHITGGPPCPGMESFMESMLSLTEHKDKQVHQIARNFRDRWIPRHLRRHGFVDRDDSKMEFNRGSNCNRLSTSHDNWRDQSGRSTDTIDSIKQSVLSTTSVSTGVQDCSAPCTGGCPTSVTKVRKRKSRWDQPAETIPDSSSLQNKEQKTESGLHRPSPLSGTGEVALHLERVSGDDGNCSSSVHDNSQQNDGAQINLEDVPPGFSSYIRTPAVSSIASSSFCPLKCPAAVIGHPQEKFVSRLSVSYGFPLSMMQQYGTPHAEIVGTWAVAPGIPFQPFPPLPPFPRHKKDPSPYPTVNHVSGNQPAGGQPDWCVPATSQSEESTPSTTGSNQADFGSPCANNQYSSKRVRESSNDLGRRYFKQQKYWNNTKLRPPSFSDRNGWGCTGNNSRGGTDSIGVGHVANELSTSYCSEDLSYRVEKAGNNVNQHSHHH from the exons ATGGGCTCAGAGATTTTGGTGCAATCTATTTCTGAGCTGCCCTCCTGCTCGGACGATAAGCCTTTACTTGATTCTAATGTGGACCCTACCAGTATATCAGGTAGGTCTCTGGGATTGTCTAGGAATGACAATGCTGATGCTGGTTGTATGAGCTGGGGTGAGATTGTAGATGTTGATATAGATGGTTTGATGGGTGAGCATGAAAATGCTAATGTTTCGGAACCGGGAAATATTTTGACCAGGGAATGGGGGCTGAACAGATGTTGCTTGACTGAGAGTCAGAATAATGTTGATAACTCAAATAGGGAAGGTGGGCCCCAAGGTGAGGATAGATCTGCTGGTTCATTTGGGGACTGTGAAATCCCTTTGGAAGTCATACCTCAGACTGTTTCACCAGGACATGGTATCCAACAGGATGAGCAAAGGTATGATAAGAGTGTTAGTTATCTGTTTTCTGAAGGGGTTAGGGAAGTTACGGAAGAGATGAAGAATGATATCCATGAACTAGTCTCTCCTTTACAGGGTTGTGAAATTCCTTCAGAATTAGCTGACATGGAAGCTTGTGGAAGCTCCCAACAAGAAGAGAAGGGTTTCAACATCATATCTGGTTCCTCTTTTGAAGCTGCTTGTGAGGAAAGTGTTGGTTTGGCCAGGATAGAAGCAGATTTGTGCAACAGGACATCACCTAAACGGGATGGTGGAATGCCTTCAGAAGTATTATATGCATGTGATTTAGTAAGTAATTGTGTCTGGAAGAATGAAGAGATGGAGGATAATGGTTTTAGTGGTCTGAATAGCCTCTCTACAGAAAGGACTACAGAGGTTGTTGAGACGAGGTGCAACCAAATCTTGCCTTCACAAGGTTTCCAGAGGACCTTGGAAAATTTACATATGCCTGATTCACCCAGTAGTTGCGCTCAACAGAATGATCTGAGGAGTGATAAGGTTAATGGCGGTTCCTTTGTTGAAAGGGCTACAGAATATTTGGAAGAGACAAGTGATGCTCTGCCAGATGAAAGGGCTGTAATTCACACCCAGATATTACCTGTAAAAGTTAATGTTTACTATTCTAAGGAAGGTTCTTCCAAAGTAGCCCCTGACTGCGTTATTGAGAACTCTGTTTCCATGCAGTCATGTCAAACCTTTGGGACTGCCAATAACAGTGTCAATGGGCCCTCTGCTGATGGTGTTACAGAGGTTGTTGAGATGGAAAGCCATATTGATGTGCACAATCAAATAGTGCCTCCAGAGGGTTGCCAGAGGGCCTTTGAAGGTTCGCATGTGTCAGATTCACCGAGTGTTTGCACCCAAGAGAATGGTGAGAAGAGTAATGATTTTCTCTCTGTCAAAAGGGTAACAGAGTTTGAAGAACAGAAAAGTGATGCTACAACCGACATAAAGGTTGAAATTGGCGCCCAGATATTACTACCGGAGGAAAAAGCCTCCAATCTGAAGGAAGTTTCTTCTGAACTAGCCCCCAAAAGTATTCATGAGAAATCTGTTTCTAAGCAATCGTTTCAACCTTTTGATATTGTCAACAGTGGTTCTTCTGAGAGGCTGGATGTACCAGATAAGGATTCTCCTGCTCATGTTGATTCTAGCACTTCATTTGACCGTTATGGAGAGATGGATCATGAAGGAAATGATAATGTCAGAGTTGATTGTGTTTCTAACACCAAATGTGTTGCATTGTCTTCTCGAAGGAGTGGCCGAAGCCGCAAGACTCAGACAAAAAGGGCTCCAAGGAAAGGCAGGAACACATCTAAAGTGTTAGACCCGCTTGGAAGTGTTGAAATTGTCTTCAAGGCTGCTGGAAGGAAGAGAAGCTGCCTTTCCAAACCAGCTCGTTCTTCTATCTGGGGATTATTGGGGAATGTTACACAATCTTTTGAAGAGAGTAACAGGCTTGAGGTCAGTGAAGGTCTGATTCAAGGATCACAGAAAGGAAGGGGTGGCCAAAGAAGTGGAAAACGGAATCCAAGTGGGGCTAGTGGAAACTCACGAGGGTCAAGGGGGAAATGCTGTGCTTCAACTAATCATGTTCGTTTGAAGGTTAAATTGGGGAAAGAAGTGGGTAAAAGTTCTTTCTATATCACGGTACCTGAGGTTGTTGATAACACAGCATATGAAAATTCTGTTGAAAAAGAGAATGGCATTGAGGGTAATTGGAATAAAGAAGCCACTCTTAGGGAGGATAAAACTTGTCCGGATGCTCCTGTTCTGGATGGAGATCTGGCTAATAAGGACTTGGAGAGTGTTGTTCTTACAGAGAATTCAGCTGAAGATGTGATAGAGAATTTTCCTGGGGGTTCATCTCATACAATTGCTGTATCATCAGGAGGATCTGTTGGGACTAACTATAGAGATCCTGGAACTTCACCTGATTCAGAAGTAACCAATTTAGTTCCGGATGCAGATGTTGAGGCAAGACCACTGGAAGATTCTAATGgtattgttttgatttctGACAAGGCTTTTTCTGCTTCTGGAGACTTTATTGGCACTaagagaggaaagaagaaacaTAAAGTACCTCATGCGGAAAATTGTGTTCGGGAAGATGGTATACCGTGTCCAGCAAgcataaataaagaaaaaccatcAAAACAAGATGGACGCAGACAGAATGTTAGTCAGGATTTTTGCCCCAGTGAGACGTTCACTTCATCCACCTGTGCAAATGCTTCAAGCAATTCATCAAGCGACATGGAATCATCTTTGGAGCCCTTGCGTTTGTCAGGAGAAACTGACCATGGAATTTCTAGAGATGTTCTCAAAGTTGAAATTGGTGCAGAAGCTAAAACACATTGCAATCTAGATGTAGGCTTAGGGTtatcaaaatcacaatcctCAAAAACTAAGGGACTGAAGCCTCCGAAGGGCAGGTCCAGAGGCTGTGGCTCAGCAAGCAAGAAAGGTAATTCTCATAGAGTGAGGGAAAACCAAAAGAAGTCTGTTAATCAGAAGAACGCTATGGAGAAGGCTGTTGGTGATCAGGTTGCATTCAAAGTGGAAAGTCTTCCAGAATCAG ATGATCACTTAGTGGATGGAATTAGAAAAGCCAACTCTGTCAAGGATGCTGTATGCATAGGTGTTCCTAACTTGGACACTGTACCTGTTGACTTAGATAAGCAGTATGTACCGCCACGTAATGCTTGGGTGCTCTGTGATGATTGTCATAAATGGAGGCGTATACCAGCTGAGCTTGCAGATGTTATAGATGAAATAAAGTGCACATG GACCTGTAGAGATAATAAGGATAAAGCCTTTGCTGATTGCTCAATCCCTCAAGAGAAGTCAAATTCAGAGATTAATGCAGAGTTGGATATATCAGATGCCTCAGGTGACGAAGATGCTTCCGTCACCCGATTAAATTGTAAAGAATTGGAACGTCGGCGCCCAACAG tttccCAACAGAATGTTGCAAGCATCAAAACTAATCAGTTCCTTCATCGTAACCGTAAAACTCAGACTATTGACGAG ATAATGGTTTGTCATTGCAAACCACCTTCAGATGGCCAGTTGGGTTGTGGAGATGATTGTCTTAATCGAATGCTTAACATTGAGTGTATTCGAGGAGCCTGTCCTTGTAGAGACCTTTGTTCAAATCAACAG TTCCAAAAACGCCGATATGCCAAACTGGAGAAGTTTCGATGTGGGAAGAAGGGTTATGGGCTCAGGTTGCTTGATGATATATTTAAAGGGCAATTTCTCATTGAATATGTTGGAGAg GTGCTTGATACACATGCTTATGAGGCACGGCAAAAAGAGTATGCTTTAAAGGCTCACAGACATTTCTACTTCATGACATTGAATGGCAGTGag GTGATTGATGCATGTGCAAAGGGAAATTTGGGCCGTTTCATTAACCATAGTTGTGATCCTAATTGTCGCACAGAAAAG TGGATGGTGAATGGAGAGATTTGCATAGGACTATTTGCATTGAGAGATATAAAGAAG gGTGAAGAGGTGACATTTGACTACAACTATGTAAGGGTTTTCGGAGCCGCTGCCAAAAAATGTTATTGTGGCTCAGCTCAATGTCGGGGTTATATAGGTGGTGATCCTCTTGATAGTGAAGTCATCATTCAAGATGATTCAGATGAAGAATATATCGAGCCCGTGATGATTCCAGAAGATGGTATATCTGAAAAGGTGGAGAGTGCATCTACAAATAAAGAAACGGATAAGTCAACAATTGCTGTTGGGGAATTGGAGTTTACTACACAAAGGGAGGAGTCTGTGAACCCATCTGAATCTGTTGTTTTGCATATACATGATTCACTGGAACTGGAGCACTCAAGACAAAAATTACCATCTTCTGTCCAACCAGTTGAAGCTTCCGAACATAAAGAAGAAACTAGTAGACCCATGTCCGTTGTGCAGCAGGAGATTTTAAGGGAAAATGAGACTAAAGAAAAATCCTCATCCTCCTTTGAAAGACTAGAGATTGCTTCTCCAATAAAAGTGCTTAGCAAGTCTTTATCTGATGGCATTGATGCTAACAGGAAGTCCAAGTCTGACACTACTGAAGATAGGCAGGTTTCTTCTAAAGTGCGTCCTAATGTGAAAACTTCCCGTTCATCCAGTTTTGTGAAGAAAGGCAAATTGAGGATTATCCCAAGTGGTAACAAAATTCAAGTGGCAGCCAACAAATCTCATGTGCTTTCTATCAAACCCAAAAGATTAACAGAAGGTTCAG TGGAGGAGAAGCTTAATGAGCTGTTGGATGTCGATGGAGGGATAAATAAACGGAAA GATTCCACTAAAGGCTACTTGAAGCTTCTGTTCCTAACTGCAGTATCCGGTGATAGTGGCAATGGTGAAGCAATTCAGAG caATCGAGATCTTTCGATGATCCTTGATGCGCTTTTGAAAACAAGGTCACGGGTGGTTTTGATTGatgtaataaataaaaacg gttTGAGAATGCTACACAACATAATGAAGAAGTACAGAGAAGACTTCAAAAAGATACCAATCCTCCGGAAGCTTCTGAAg GTCCTAGAGTATTTGGCTGTAAAGCAGATACTTACGTTGGAACATATTACTGGAGGTCCTCCTTGCCCTGGAATGGAGAG CTTTATGGAGTCAATGCTATCACTGACAGAACACAAGGACAAACAG GTCCACCAAATAGCACGGAACTTTCGAGATAGGTGGATCCCTAGACATCTCAGAAGACATGGCTTTGTAGACAGGGATGATAGCAAGATGGAATTTAACAGAGGTTCAAACTGCAACAGATTATCCACATCACATGATAATTGGCGTGATCAAAGTGGAAGGTCTACTGACACTATAGATAGTATCAAGCAATCAGTGCTTTCAACGACTTCTGTGAGTACGGGTGTCCAGGACTGTTCTGCACCTTGTACAGGTGGATGCCCAACCAGTGTGACAAAAGTTCGCAAGCGTAAAAGCCGATGGGATCAGCCAGCAGAGACAATCCCTGATTCAAGTTCACTGCAGAACAAAGAACAGAAGACTGAGTCTGGATTGCATAGACCTAGTCCATTGTCTGGGACAGGTGAAGTGGCATTGCATTTAGAGAGGGTGAGTGGCGACGACGGAAATTGCTCAAGCAGTGTGCATGATAACTCTCAGCAAAATGATGGAGCTCAGATCAACCTTGAGGATGTTCCTCCTGGGTTTTCATCTTACATTAGAACCCCAGCGGTTTCATCTATTGCTTCGTCATCATTTTGTCCTTTGAAGTGTCCTGCTGCAGTTATAGGGCATCCACAAGAGAAATTTGTTTCTCGCTTATCTGTCTCATATGGATTTCCACTGTCAATGATGCAGCAATATGGGACACCACATGCTGAAATTGTAGGGACTTGGGCTGTTGCACCTGGCATACCTTTTCAGCCTTTTCCACCATTGCCCCCATTTCCCCGACATAAGAAAGACCCTTCTCCTTATCCTACCGTCAATCATGTATCAGGTAATCAACCTGCAGGAGGACAACCGGACTGGTGTGTTCCTGCAACTTCTCAGTCTGAAGAAAGCACTCCAAGCACAACTGGTTCCAATCAGGCAGACTTTGGCAGTCCATGTGCAAACAATCAATATTCATCTAAACGAGTTAGGGAATCCTCGAATGATTTGGGAAGGAGATACTTCAAGCAGCAGAAGTACTGGAATAATACAAAATTGAGACCCCCATCTTTCAGCGACCGAAACGGGTGGGGATGTACTGGAAACAACTCCAGAGGTGGGACAGACAGCATAGGCGTAGGACATGTAGCAAATGAGCTTAGTACTTCATATTGTTCAGAGGATTTAAGCTATAGGGTGGAGAAAGCTGGGAATAATGTCAATCAGCATTCACATCACCATTAA